A section of the Eublepharis macularius isolate TG4126 chromosome 1, MPM_Emac_v1.0, whole genome shotgun sequence genome encodes:
- the PERP gene encoding p53 apoptosis effector related to PMP-22, giving the protein MVRCGLACWRCRWLLPLLLGLAIILGIIALAGRGWLESASYPYVRQASLWSDCMKRPEDYNWLCTSLMNYSWGRAAAATFLVGFIILCICFCLAVIAFSIEILRFNFVRGIGGLLFLAAAFLIIGLVIYPVMFTEDIPLTGANMFSWAYGFGWATTIIVIGCAFFFCCLPNWEDEVLGNIKPLYYVGEGV; this is encoded by the exons ATGGTGAGGTGCGGCCTGGCTTGTTGGCGGTGCAgatggctgctgcctctgctcttGGGTTTAGCGATCATCCTTGGCATAATTGCTTTGGCTGGCCGGGGCTGGTTGGAGTCGGCGTCGTACCCCTATGTCCGCCAAGCGTCTCTCTGGTCTGACTGCATGAAACGTCCAGAAGATTACAACTGGCTTTGCACTTCTCTCATGAATTACA GTTGGGGtagagcagcagctgccacatTCCTCGTTGGCTTTATCATTCTGTGCATCTGTTTCTGCCTGGCAGTCATCGCATTTTCTATTGAAATACTGAGGTTTAACTTTGTTCGAGGAATCGGAGGCTTGCTTTTCCTTGCTG CTGCTTTCTTAATTATAGGTTTGGTGATCTATCCTGTGATGTTCACTGAAGATATTCCTCTGACAGGAGCAAACATGTTCAGCTGGGCCTATGGCTTTGGCTGGGCAACTACTATTATTGTGATAGGATGTGCATTCTTTTTCTGCTGTCTCCCCAACTGGGAAGATGAAGTCCTGGGCAACATAAAGCCCCTCTACTATGTTGGAGAAGGAGTTTGA